In Sulfurimonas hongkongensis, the following proteins share a genomic window:
- a CDS encoding citrate/2-methylcitrate synthase: MAQLFTKKTQAIFWNNNKTAIQRMLDYDYTIKRETPSVAAIVAPTSSNKFEKFFYGSDEIMIPLYKSTADAKAAQPQADVLLNFASFRTAYDVTMEALNLGGFRSIMITAEGIPERLARGMNAHARSLGVTVIGPATVGGIAPGAFKIANVGGTIENIVQSKLHRAGSCGLVTRSGGLFNELSNIISLNADGIAEGVAIGGDRFVGSVFIDHLLRMEANPEVKYMLLLGEVGGTEEYKVIEAVKEGKLKKPIIAWCIGTIAKHYDSGVQFGHAGASANDDRETAEAKNAAMKAVGIHVPASFNDLPEIISGIYSELHAEGIIKDIKEPALNIVPKSRRSKEFICTISDDRGEEAHYCGYPISSVATPDTGFTIGDVMSILWFKKRYPRWAVDFLETVLKTVADHGPAVSGAHNAKVTARAGKDVISSLIAGLLTIGPRFGGAIDGAAKYFKYAEDNKLSPKEFLAYMKKEGVPIPGIGHRIKSLKNPDLRVEGLKKFAKENFPSTPLLDYALTVEQLTTSKKENLILNVDGTIGILMVDMWRSLAYSDEEIDVFIDAGALNAFFILGRSIGFIGHILDEKRLAMPMYRHPMDDILYDVQKAPEL; this comes from the coding sequence ATGGCACAATTATTTACTAAAAAAACACAAGCAATCTTTTGGAACAATAACAAAACTGCAATCCAAAGAATGCTAGATTATGACTACACTATAAAAAGAGAGACTCCATCGGTAGCAGCGATTGTAGCGCCTACAAGTTCAAATAAGTTTGAGAAGTTTTTTTATGGTTCAGATGAGATTATGATACCACTTTATAAATCAACAGCAGATGCAAAGGCTGCTCAACCTCAGGCTGATGTACTTCTAAATTTTGCATCTTTTAGAACAGCTTATGATGTAACTATGGAAGCTTTAAACCTTGGTGGTTTTAGATCCATCATGATAACAGCTGAGGGTATTCCTGAAAGACTTGCTCGAGGGATGAATGCACACGCAAGAAGTTTAGGTGTGACAGTTATTGGACCTGCTACTGTTGGTGGTATAGCTCCAGGGGCATTTAAGATTGCAAATGTTGGCGGAACAATAGAAAATATAGTTCAATCTAAACTTCACCGTGCAGGTTCATGTGGACTTGTAACTCGTTCAGGTGGTCTCTTTAATGAGCTTTCAAACATTATTTCTTTAAATGCTGATGGCATCGCTGAGGGCGTGGCTATTGGTGGAGATAGATTTGTAGGCTCTGTTTTTATTGATCATCTACTTAGAATGGAAGCTAATCCTGAAGTTAAATATATGTTACTTCTAGGTGAAGTTGGCGGTACTGAAGAGTATAAAGTAATAGAAGCAGTCAAAGAGGGCAAACTCAAAAAACCTATTATTGCATGGTGTATTGGTACAATTGCTAAACATTATGATAGTGGTGTTCAGTTTGGTCATGCAGGTGCATCTGCTAATGATGATAGAGAAACAGCTGAGGCTAAAAATGCTGCAATGAAAGCAGTTGGCATCCATGTTCCTGCATCATTTAATGATTTACCAGAGATAATAAGCGGTATATATAGTGAACTTCATGCTGAGGGTATTATAAAAGATATCAAAGAGCCAGCACTAAATATTGTACCAAAATCAAGAAGAAGCAAAGAGTTTATCTGTACTATTTCTGATGATAGAGGTGAAGAAGCACACTATTGTGGTTATCCAATAAGCTCAGTTGCAACCCCAGACACAGGCTTTACTATAGGCGATGTTATGAGTATCTTGTGGTTTAAAAAGAGATATCCAAGATGGGCTGTTGACTTTTTAGAAACTGTACTTAAAACTGTGGCAGATCATGGTCCAGCAGTCTCTGGTGCTCACAATGCAAAAGTAACAGCTAGAGCTGGCAAAGATGTTATTAGTTCACTTATAGCTGGACTACTTACCATTGGTCCAAGATTTGGTGGAGCAATAGATGGTGCCGCTAAGTATTTTAAATATGCTGAGGATAATAAACTTAGCCCAAAAGAGTTCTTAGCATATATGAAAAAAGAGGGAGTTCCAATTCCTGGTATTGGTCACCGTATCAAGTCTCTTAAGAACCCAGATTTAAGAGTAGAAGGACTTAAAAAGTTTGCAAAAGAGAACTTTCCATCAACTCCATTGTTAGATTATGCTTTAACAGTAGAGCAGTTAACAACATCTAAAAAAGAGAATCTAATACTAAATGTTGACGGAACTATCGGTATTTTGATGGTAGATATGTGGAGATCACTAGCGTATAGTGATGAAG
- a CDS encoding ATP citrate lyase citrate-binding domain-containing protein, with amino-acid sequence MAQKAIREYDAKSILAKHWDKYFPDFTYAYETVMVQNGSELKKAAKENTWLKDKKLVAKPDMLFGKRGKNDLVLFKDSKPGDVSLAKAATWIDEKSSKKQSVYFSFDGDAPVGEANVDMLTHFIVEPFTPHKQEEEYYISATCVGDSDMLYMSAEGGMEVEEGWEEKVTEVAFDITESEEEIAKKIKANIPKDVAKDDKDAFTKFAIGFFRAYRELNFAYLEINPFVLQGKKIELLDMVAKLDDTAGFMMVEEWGDVEYPTAFGMESKSPEVEAIEAADAKTGASLKLTLLKPDARIWTMVAGGGASVVYADTIADLAGIEDLANYGEYSGGPTTGETKFYAETILDLMTRKKDAKGRDKILIIGGAIANFTDVAKTFTGIIQAFENYADKMKEIGIKIYVRRGGPNYEKGLKDIKEAADRLGLYIEVYGPETHVTDIVRMALAK; translated from the coding sequence ATGGCTCAAAAAGCGATTAGAGAATATGATGCAAAGTCGATTTTAGCAAAGCATTGGGATAAATACTTTCCAGATTTTACATATGCTTATGAAACTGTAATGGTTCAAAATGGATCAGAATTAAAAAAAGCCGCAAAAGAAAATACATGGTTAAAAGACAAAAAGTTAGTGGCAAAGCCAGATATGCTTTTTGGTAAAAGAGGTAAAAATGATTTAGTTCTTTTTAAAGACTCAAAGCCAGGTGATGTTAGTTTGGCTAAAGCTGCAACTTGGATAGATGAGAAATCATCAAAAAAGCAATCTGTTTATTTTTCATTTGATGGAGATGCTCCTGTAGGCGAAGCGAATGTTGATATGCTTACTCACTTTATTGTTGAGCCATTTACTCCGCACAAACAAGAAGAAGAGTACTATATTTCAGCTACTTGTGTAGGTGACTCGGATATGCTTTATATGTCTGCTGAGGGCGGTATGGAAGTTGAAGAGGGTTGGGAAGAAAAAGTAACAGAAGTTGCATTTGATATAACTGAGAGTGAAGAAGAGATAGCTAAGAAAATCAAAGCTAATATCCCTAAAGATGTTGCAAAAGACGACAAAGATGCATTTACAAAATTTGCGATAGGCTTTTTTAGAGCATATAGAGAGTTAAATTTTGCATATTTAGAAATAAACCCATTTGTACTCCAAGGCAAAAAGATAGAACTTCTTGATATGGTTGCAAAGCTTGATGATACAGCAGGTTTTATGATGGTAGAAGAGTGGGGAGATGTTGAGTATCCTACTGCATTTGGCATGGAGTCAAAATCACCAGAAGTAGAAGCGATAGAAGCTGCTGATGCAAAAACAGGCGCTTCACTAAAGCTTACTCTATTAAAGCCAGATGCTAGAATCTGGACAATGGTAGCAGGAGGCGGGGCGTCAGTTGTTTATGCTGATACTATTGCAGATTTGGCTGGCATAGAAGATTTGGCGAATTATGGAGAGTACTCAGGTGGACCAACTACTGGCGAGACGAAGTTTTATGCAGAGACAATACTTGATCTGATGACTAGAAAAAAAGATGCAAAGGGCAGAGATAAAATCTTAATTATTGGTGGAGCCATTGCTAACTTTACTGATGTTGCTAAAACTTTTACAGGTATCATCCAAGCATTTGAAAACTATGCAGATAAAATGAAAGAGATAGGAATTAAGATTTATGTTCGCCGTGGCGGACCAAACTATGAAAAAGGTCTAAAAGATATTAAAGAAGCAGCAGATAGACTTGGACTTTATATAGAAGTTTATGGACCAGAGACACATGTTACAGACATCGTGCGTATGGCATTAGCGAAGTAG